The Callithrix jacchus isolate 240 chromosome X, calJac240_pri, whole genome shotgun sequence genome contains a region encoding:
- the LOC100411784 gene encoding histone H2B type F-M-like isoform X1, which translates to MAEPSSKPTSEEDQSPQEPKEASSATAQKQEKRGRRGSGRHHAGCGGDSFQDGFVTYFPSALNQVHQGLSLSPEALSVMECMIRDILDRIATEAGQLARYAKRVTITPWDIQIAVRLLLPGKTGKCAELQGTNAVLSYISRLSLRWYYQCADTRLFHSHSPATGRWNFPELHYVRYGNRESEYADRRSKNPSLLPGMHQQDLGVSPQTAHGLLVQRRSKRVTCSL; encoded by the exons ATGGCTGAGCCTTCCTCTAAGCCAACCTCTGAGGAAGACCAGAGCCCCCAGGAACCCAAAGAGGCCAGCTCCGCGACGGCCCAGAAGCAGGAGAAACGAGGGCGCCGAGGGTCCGGCAGGCACCACGCCGGTTGCGGCGGGGACAGCTTTCAGGACGGCTTCGTCACCTATTTCCCCTCGGCGCTGAACCAGGTTCACCAGGGTCTCAGCCTTTCCCCAGAGGCCCTCAGTGTCATGGAGTGTATGATTCGTGACATACTGGACCGCATCGCCACTGAGGCTGGTCAACTGGCTCGCTACGCCAAGCGGGTGACCATCACCCCCTGGGACATCCAGATCGCCGTGCGACTGCTGCTCCCGGGGAAGACGGGCAAGTGTGCGGAGTTACAGGGCACGAATGCCGTCCTCAG TTATATTTCTAGGTTATCTTTACGGTGGTATTATCAATGTGCTGATACTCGcctttttcactctcattctccTGCGACTGGACGGTGGAATTTTCCAGAACTTCATTATGTGCGTTATGGAAACAGAGAAAGTGAATACGCTGATAGAAGAAGCAAG AACCCTTCCTTACTTCCAGGTATGCATCAGCAGGATTTGGGAGTGTCCCCGCAAACAGCTCATGGTCTACTGGTACAGCGGCGAAGCAAAAGAGTGACCTGCAGTCTATGA
- the LOC100411784 gene encoding histone H2B type F-M-like isoform X3, with the protein MAEPSSKPTSEEDQSPQEPKEASSATAQKQEKRGRRGSGRHHAGCGGDSFQDGFVTYFPSALNQVHQGLSLSPEALSVMECMIRDILDRIATEAGQLARYAKRVTITPWDIQIAVRLLLPGKTGKCAELQGTNAVLRTSLCALWKQRK; encoded by the exons ATGGCTGAGCCTTCCTCTAAGCCAACCTCTGAGGAAGACCAGAGCCCCCAGGAACCCAAAGAGGCCAGCTCCGCGACGGCCCAGAAGCAGGAGAAACGAGGGCGCCGAGGGTCCGGCAGGCACCACGCCGGTTGCGGCGGGGACAGCTTTCAGGACGGCTTCGTCACCTATTTCCCCTCGGCGCTGAACCAGGTTCACCAGGGTCTCAGCCTTTCCCCAGAGGCCCTCAGTGTCATGGAGTGTATGATTCGTGACATACTGGACCGCATCGCCACTGAGGCTGGTCAACTGGCTCGCTACGCCAAGCGGGTGACCATCACCCCCTGGGACATCCAGATCGCCGTGCGACTGCTGCTCCCGGGGAAGACGGGCAAGTGTGCGGAGTTACAGGGCACGAATGCCGTCCTCAG AACTTCATTATGTGCGTTATGGAAACAGAGAAAGTGA
- the LOC100411784 gene encoding histone H2B type F-M-like isoform X2, giving the protein MAEPSSKPTSEEDQSPQEPKEASSATAQKQEKRGRRGSGRHHAGCGGDSFQDGFVTYFPSALNQVHQGLSLSPEALSVMECMIRDILDRIATEAGQLARYAKRVTITPWDIQIAVRLLLPGKTGKCAELQGTNAVLSYISRLSLRWYYQCADTRLFHSHSPATGRWNFPELHYVRYGNRESEYADRRSKNPSLLPEY; this is encoded by the exons ATGGCTGAGCCTTCCTCTAAGCCAACCTCTGAGGAAGACCAGAGCCCCCAGGAACCCAAAGAGGCCAGCTCCGCGACGGCCCAGAAGCAGGAGAAACGAGGGCGCCGAGGGTCCGGCAGGCACCACGCCGGTTGCGGCGGGGACAGCTTTCAGGACGGCTTCGTCACCTATTTCCCCTCGGCGCTGAACCAGGTTCACCAGGGTCTCAGCCTTTCCCCAGAGGCCCTCAGTGTCATGGAGTGTATGATTCGTGACATACTGGACCGCATCGCCACTGAGGCTGGTCAACTGGCTCGCTACGCCAAGCGGGTGACCATCACCCCCTGGGACATCCAGATCGCCGTGCGACTGCTGCTCCCGGGGAAGACGGGCAAGTGTGCGGAGTTACAGGGCACGAATGCCGTCCTCAG TTATATTTCTAGGTTATCTTTACGGTGGTATTATCAATGTGCTGATACTCGcctttttcactctcattctccTGCGACTGGACGGTGGAATTTTCCAGAACTTCATTATGTGCGTTATGGAAACAGAGAAAGTGAATACGCTGATAGAAGAAGCAAG AACCCTTCCTTACTTCCAG aatattag